Genomic DNA from Kluyveromyces lactis strain NRRL Y-1140 chromosome C complete sequence:
CAACAAGCCGCATCACACCTGGACCCTGAAGATTCTCCTTCTCTAATAAATCAACATCATTCGCATCAAAGACAATCTAGATCCACCTCTAAGTTCAGTAATAACAGCGCCAATGGCAAATCAGTGCAACAAAGACAGCAACACCAGtcaaataataaagatAACAAGAAGCAGCCTTCAAAGGATAGTTTGAAGCCTGCTCCATTACCATCTAAATCTAACGCTGGTAATAACGCGGGGTCTTGGGCCGCCGTATTGgcagaaaagaaaaaggctcatgaaaagaagattgacCATACAAAGTCGTCTAATACAATTGCACATGAATCTACTAATGAACAATCTGAATCTAATGAACATACCGAACCAACTGAAGTTGAAGTTGCACCTGCCCAGCCTGTTGACTCTGCACCAGAATCTGTCAGCCATCAACATGCGCCAGAATCTGAATCAATCGCCACCACAAACGGTGATTCTAAGCCAAAGAGTTGGGCTGACATTGCAAGCGCAAAGAGCAGACAAAGACAACTACAGCAACAGAACAAgaagcaacaacagcaacaaaaaTCTAAGCCATTGGACAACTTtgatgctttgaaggaagaagttgatcAGTTGTCTTCTGAGCAAACGGAGAATGGAAACCACGCTATTTCTCAAGAACCagaacaacagcaacaaccATATGCTCAACAGTCTACATTTGAGGAACCTGCCCAACAAGAGGAAGAAGTCGTAGCGGAAACTACCgaacaacaacaatcaCAGCAGCCACAACAGGAAGAGCCTGCTCAACCAGAAGTTTCTcaagttcaagaaactgCCCCTGTATCTTTGCCAGAGGAAACCAATGCTGCTAATGGTGTCTCTAACATCCAGTTCGGTTCTGAAGACAAGGCTGCTCAACAAACTCTTGCATCTCAAAACTATtaccaacaacaaccaAACCAACAATATGCTCCACAACAAGTCCCACAATCTGCAGCAgctgcagcagcagctCAAGCTCAAGCTCAACAATACTACATGTACCAAAACCAATTTGGTTACTCGTACCCAGGTATGTTCGATAACCAATCTTACTTGGGCTACGGCCAACAATTTGGTGCCCCACAAGTTCCTCAAGGCCAAGTTCAACCAGGTCAACAAGCACAACCAGGCCAGCAACCAGCTGCTGGTTCTCCAAACGCTCAACAAGGTCAAACAGCTTCAGCTTATGGTGCCCCATCTGGTACTGGTTATCAATCTCAAGAGGTTCCACAGCAATCCCCAGCTCAGCAACATGTCCAACCTCAACAATACAGCGGTTACGGTATGCCATACATGTACTACCAACAATCTTTCCCATACGGTCAACCACAATATGGCATGGCTGGTCAATACCCATACCAAATGCCAAAGGCTGGATACAACTACTACCCACCTCAGCCCCAATCTCAACAACAAGGTGGTCAAGCCCAAGGCTCAACTCAATCCCAAGTTGAAGAGGAACAAGCTAATGGTCAACAAGGTGGTGCCAATGCTAATGCTGCCAATGCATCTCAACAGTACCAGCAATActatcaatatcaacaagCTCAAACTCAACCACAACAACAAGCTCAGCAAGGTATGCCTTACGGTTATTCCTCGTATGACTACTCCTCTCAAACTTCAAGAGGTTTCTACTAAAAGGTataaacttcttcaagagATATTATTGTAAGCTGCAATGATTTCATACTTATTATATTTGGGACCCCGGGCGATTCTAAGATGTTGGCTCACGTGATTTGTTGATACTACATGAATACCAACAAGGCTTTCATTTATTATTTACATCGGAATGTTTAGATTCGTAAATAGTTTTCCTTAacattaaagaaaaattcaaaaccGTTTACATGGCAAATGTCCGATACGTAATAAGACTGTTAGAATATACCCActtcagtttcaaatttttgTAGGCAAGCTGGTAAACTGTACTCAATGAAGCAAAACCTTGTTTCCATTGTGAGTGGAGCAACCAGAGGAATAGGGTCCAAGATCCGAGATGAGCTGTTACTAAGCGGATATTCGGTTATATATATTGGTAGTAACGACGACTCCGTTGTCAAAAACCAACCACGCATCAAATTGAACCATGGTCAATTTGCTAAAGGTATATCGATCAATTTTAAGGGCTGGCCAACATGGGTTGATACCACTTGGAGCCAGTTCATTTGTCGAAATGGCAAGATAGAGACTAAAATCGAATCGAACGATCTAATGGCTGGCTTTGATAAGAAACAGTACCGACTTGATCTCTTGGTAAATTGTGCCGGAATTACGCAAACTACAGCCGCTATCAAGGCTAATACCAACGAGATGGCTGACATTATGAATGTCAACTTCATGAGTTCGGTGAGTCTTACACAATTGGCATTGAAACAGATGATACGAAATACTAAGCTACACGGGCACCGAGGAAAGATCGTTAATATAGCATCAGTACTGGGAGATTCAAGCAGTAACATAATAGTACCGGGTACGGCCATGTACAGTGCATCCAAGGCTGCAATGATCCAATATAACCGCGTCCTATcggaagaattgaaacGATTGAGCATTGACGTCCAGACCATATCACCGGGGCTTGTCGAAAGTACAGATATGATCAAGACATTAGACCCAGAAATACAACAGAAACTGCGAGAAAAGTTACCGAACGGTGAATTGACGTCTGTAAACGGGATAATAGCTGCGATGGGGCTTAAAAACCTAGCATAAACTGAATATAAATGCGAGTGTAGCAGTTTACGAGCCTATATAAAGGGAAATGCATGCAGTTAGCCAATTCACGTGATGCTTGAATTTATTgtgtggtgtacggataATTGCTTTTTCCCACTTCTACAGCTCATCGCCgtgattttttcttttacaGAAGcgaagtgaaaaatttttttttctttttgttcaaggTTTTCCTGTTCAAAGGAAGGTTTATATAAAGGATGGAAATTCGATGCACATGATGAACATTGGATATCAAGATAAaattaattcttttcattgtttagaggtatttcttcttggttTTAAATTACATTTTAGTGCATGATGTTATTTATTTCCTTTGAATATTTATTCTTTGTAATGATTGTTTTGTAATCTTTTTGGATAGTTGATTTAATTTAGTTTTAGTTTAGTTTAGCTTTATCTTACATCCCGTGAAGAGAACATCAATCGATCCCTGATACAATAGCAACATGATCATTTACACTGATATTATCTCTGGTGACGAACTATTGTCCGATGCCTACGACTTGAAGTTGGTTGACGGTGTCATTTACGAAGCTGACTGTGACATGGTCAAGGTTGGTGGTGACAACATCGATATCGGTGCCAACCCATCTGCTGAAGACGGTGGTGACGACGTCGAAGATGGTACTGAATTGGTCAACAATGTTGTTCACTCTTTCCGTTTGCAACAAACTGCTTTCGAcaagaaatctttcttgACTTACATCAAGGGTTACATGAAGGAAATCAAGGGTAGATTGCAAGAATCTAACCCAGACGAAGTTAGCGTTTTCGAAAAAGGTGCTCAAGCTTACGTCAAGAAGGTTATCGGTTCTTTCAAGGACTGGGAATTCTTCACTGGTGAATCCATGGACCCAGATGGAATGTTGGTCTTGTTGAACTACCGTGAAGATGGTACCACTCCATTCGTCGCTATCTGGAAGCACGGTGTCAAGGCTGAAAAGATCTAAACAGCTTAAGGAGAATTTTATTCCACTTCCTCGCAATGCcatttatttctttattcaTCTAATATCGTAtcatatatgtatatacaaataataatacaATATCCGAAACACCAAGTTTGATATCCAAAATACGCTTTAAATTGAGTTCTGTCTTGAAAGGTACTAACACTAGCTTTAAAATTCCGGTTTACTCAGTTGCATAATGATTTTTCTATCTAGTGATTTAttatggaaaaaaaataagagAAATGAAGACATGATGTGGTTTATTTACTATTTGGGGGGTTTGTAACAATTTAATAGCAAGCCATCTGTAACCAAACTGGTACCAAGGGATACCGATACAAACCTAGCCGGTTCAGAGAGAGTCCTTTCAACACAACTGTCATGAATTCACCTTCCGCTCATTATACATTGCCTGGTGTAATGCACTATTTGCAGACAGAATATACTAAGAATGAAAGGGACAGGATCAATTGGGAGTTGGAAAGATGTGAAATGAAATCGAGAATCGCCCAATTGGAAGGTGAGAATagagatttgaaatctggATTGGTTAAATTGCAGaaccaattgaaagattctgGCTGTTCGTCATCGGGGAACCTAAACGAAAACGATGAGACCGGAAAATCCTTGCCGCTAGAATCATGGGAGCAAGAGGAAGAACTGTTACATTCAAAACTATCGGTGCAAGAAAACATTAAAGAAATAGTGTACCTTTTGAAAAGCCCGCCAGTAACAGATCAGTTGGAATCATTGAATGATAAAGATGATTCGGTGAAAAAATTAGAATCCTTGAATTTGTTTAATGTCAACAACTCTAGCATTCTCAAGAATGGTACTGATAATAGAACCGAAGTTAAAAACGAACATAAAATAAGTAATTCGCAAGTTGACGACGGGGATCTTATCATCAATGATAAAGAGGCCAATAGTACCAGCAGTGATGTCCCAAATATCACTCTAAACAGGGATTGGAAAGATGTCATAAATTCACCCCCAGGAGATGACGTTTCTGATGCCGAAACTGTAATAAACACAAGGCGATCAAGATCATCGTCCTTGTTCTCAACACAATCCAATGAGATGCTCAAATTCCATACTTATCGTTTCTTACAGTATCATTTATCTTCAATTAGCAAATTGAAGCTTCTCGGAAACAACATGCTATCTTTTGGCTCAGATGGTTTACTAAAGCACTGGCTCATTGAACCTAGTTTGAACTCTAATGAAAAGGCAACCAAGGCGTTTCACTGTGTGCCTAACCTCTTGGGtattttttggttgaatAAAACAAGGTTTATGACTGTGGATGAAACTTCCGTCAAGTTGTGGAACGTAAGCCAGAGCGACCCTGTCATATCTTGGGATGGCCTCAAGGATTTAGAAGGCTTACAATCTGTagatttcaaaaataaatgGCTAATTTTGACTTTCGTTAACGAGATACGGGTCTGGGAAATTAAAATCGATGACTCCAGTATCGTTAAGGTTAATGAATTCGTCATTTCAGTCCCCAATAAGATTCTCAATTGTTTGTTGGGATTAACGGAAAAATCGCTTATAATATTAAATGGTAGTTCAAAACAAAACGTAAAGATTTCTATCTTCGACTTTCAAGGCTCCCTTTTACAACAAATCGATCTTTCTCATTCGCTGACCCAATTCCATCACACAAATAATGAATTAGCATTGAACAGGTCGACATCAAAATTGCTTGTGAGATTCGATACAGAAACTCTGATTTACTCTTTCGATCAGAAGAAGACCATTTTAGTGTCTTCTACCGCAGAATCTGCTATTTCCTCGATTTTCCTCAATGATTTGGAGTACACTGTCACCGCTTTGAAGGATGGTTCAATACTCGTGAAGtcaatcaaagaagatggtAAAGTAATTAGAAAATACAATCATTATGAACACCCTGAGAAGGTTCCCGCTGAAGTGCAACCAATTGCCATTGCATCCACAGTCATAGATGATACCCCTGTAATCGTTTCTGGTGGCTATAACGGTGTGATACGACTAGAAAAAATTATGAGCTTATGAACGCAATGCTATAGTAATCAAAGCTGCCGCTAtaattcaaagagaaatatAGGAAAATAATCTATAATGCTCATGTAAAACAGTACAAGACGAACGTCATCGTCTATAGACATGGTATCCCCAGAGTACCTATATAATCCTCCTCACAACATGGAAATTATTGCCCAAGCGACCTTAAAATTCAGTTATAAGTTACCCGGATAATATTGTTTTCATGGttacaacaacaatgaGAAAAGACATGTTGAAATCAATCTGACATGAAGTGGAATCGGTAAACAGAAGAGAACAGCCACCAGAGAACTTCAATTACAGGCTAAATCGGAACATAAACCTACAACATTACTATTGAACAGCTGAGAGGTAAAGCTGAAACTGCGAAAAATGACCAGCTTTTCTCGTCTGAATACAAATTTACTACAATTAAAATCGAAGCACTCATCAGACAATGCCCAACATTTATACGTCAATGGGAATGTTGGATCATCTACAGAAGAAATAACTTCCGTAGAGTACAGCAAACTGTTGCAACTAAAATTAATTGATGAATCGTTGTCCTTCCAATGGTGTAATAATTACACTGTTTTGAGTATTTACTCCATGAAGGAAACTTTTGCAAGGAAAACCATATATATCCACTTTCCAAAACCTCTTCTGAACAAATGGTTTACTGCAGTCGTATACGAATCTAGTGAAACGACCTCCAACCTATGTTTTGATGTGATTTTAAAGGATggaattttcatcaacCTTTCATTGCCTATCGATTTTATTCTATCGAGAACTCGTCAAAATGAGTATCCTGAGAATTGGTTGAAGGTTTTAAACCCGTATGATTTCTCAGTACGTCCTCCACAGTGTCTATTTCATGTTGATAACACCTTCAGTGTAGTATTTCTAAAAGATGGTGGTCTTTTGGGGTTAAAACGTATTCCGCTCGAAATATTAAACGATTTTGAATTGCAACCTGTCCTATTCAATGATAGTTCatactttcaaagttttacaagaatgttttcaaagtacGATAACCACAACTCTGCAGTGGTATCTGCagaacttttgaatgaCAAGTATCTTGTCACATTAACGAATGATGCAACCATTAAAATCTGGGATTTAACCACATATCAACTAAATGCGCATTTCGATCTAAAAGAGAAAAACCAGCAGGTGAATTATGGAGCTGCCGGAAAATACATGATAATTTGTGGATCTCTCCTGTTTGTATACCTACCTGCAGGTAATGGATCGTTCCAAGTCATTCAATTAGAAAATACGCATTCTTCAAGAATCTCCTTCAAACCATTAAACGTTAATATACCTCTCAATCTTTCATCTTATTCAATATGGTCTTTAATTGACATTCAATTAGTAAAATCCTCAATTGTCAAACAATCGGGACTCAACTTGGTTTTATTATGGAAAAGTAACACAGTGACCAAGCTACAACTACTCTCCTTCGAAGACTCTCTGTATAGTAGCTACAAATGGATTGATGGTAACAGCACATACCTCTCTGATTTGCTTGATGACTCAGACCTAATAACAAACGGAAATATGGAAAAGGCTCTCCTCAATCTCAAGTCACACTACTCACAATCAACGTACGATGACGCACAAAAGATACTGAATAAAAATAATGTCATGGTGCAGATAAATGATCCTCATAATCAAgattatttgaataatCTAGAAgctcttttgaaagaacttcATAAACAATATCAGGAGCCTTCAACTCTAACTATTCTTGATGATGAGATAATTGTTGTTAACAGCTTACACATGTATCATCATTCCACGTATAAGTTAGACTCACAACTTGAAACAATTTTCTTTAACATTTTTGAGAGAAAGGAACCCTCGTCTCAACTAGAGCTTTTCTTAAATATCCTGCATGGTTTTTCAACAACCATTACATCTGAAACGTTAAATAAGATATCTGAGAAGTTCTTAGACATGGTAAATGGTTCAATAAATCCCTCgttatcattgaaaaataaaattacCATTGTCTTTCAAGATTGTCTAACAAATGGTTTCCAAAGTGCtaatttatcaaaattgtTGGAAAATCTAAATTCTATTGATGTGGTGGAGGTTTTATCCGAATTTATACACTGTGATTTGAAAGTAGGTGCTTTTTCAGTTATTGATTTATTAGATACTGACATTTTCTTATCTGTTTTGTCTATGGAATCCTTGAAGCAGACACTCTCCATTATGGATAAGtttatcattgatatattGTTAGTATTCACTATTGTGGATATCAACTATGAAGTTTTTGCAGAGAAGTTGTCTAAGTTAATTACCTTGCACTTCAATATCTCATTGTGGCTCCAAGTGTATCAAATAGATAAATTATTGGCAATTTCTGAGACCTTCGGTCATGTTACTAAATACAATTATGGTGcacaattgaaatcttaCAGCGATATAACCGACTTTACTACATTAATGGTTGGTTTTGTCAAGAATTCTCCAACAGCTGAACCTCCAATATTTACAAGAGCCTTTTCCGATTTCATATTGAACGGCGAAGATTTGACTTGTGCAAAGCAATTCCTACACTTTGTTGCTAAGCCTTACCATGTGTCCAAGGATCCAGTAGAAGAACTACTATATgctctttctttgttcaaatgcAATGAATATGATGCATCtattgaaatattcttgGCAAATGACTTCTCTGATGAGCTCTCACTACCTAAATATCTGGAGGTTACTGAAAATCACGTTTGGTACAATCTCCTTCATGCGATCAATACAAAAGATAAACCAGCATACTATTATGAACTTTCAGTTCTATGTTCCAAAGCTTCATCGTATGCTAATGCTTTAAAAACCATCAAAAAATCTATATCACTTGATGGTACAAGAGCAGATCAGTTGATACAATACTTAGATACATTGATAGTATTTGGCGATTATAAAGAAGTCCTGGATGTATTGAGGTTGGAACAAAAAGTCCTTGATATAAGCCTAAGAGAAAAATACTATTATACACTGCTGAGTGATCAAAAGTACAGTGAAATGTTCACTGCAACTTTACTCCAAGAATGCTACAATGCAAACATTTCCAACGGATCCATACTATTATGTGTGAGTGATTATAAAATTATAGCTTCAATTTTATCATCACAAGTTTCTCTCACTGATTGGAACAGCTATAAAAAGTTGTTCTCTTTCAGAATACTAAATCAACATGAAAGGAAAGCGTGCGAGGAACTATATGACTATGTACTCTTCGGATCGAACGACGAGGTTAAAGAAAAGTGCCTACTTCTAATATCCAATGTCTTAAAGACATTTTCAGATGCTAAGGACCAATGGTTCATCAGCTATCCAGGACAAATTATTCATTTACATGAATTGAATGACAAAATGAATAAGTGTTCAAAGTAGATAAACATATATATTGAAAGCTTTGTTTAACCTCTATTCATTGTATTTCCGCTTCCTTTAGGATTGGATTCGGTGAAGTCATCCCATGCTCTTGCTTTATATGTAGCAAGATCATTGGATTCAAAGTCATCCTCATcaggttcttcttctacgGGTTCTGCCCCACCTTGAAGGACCCTGttctcttcaaattcttttgCCAAAAATTCTTCCACCGTCATTGTCGGTCCATATTGACCATATCCAAAAACTTTggatttcaattgatcctTTTTATCTAGTAACGTGAAGTTTCTTAGTACTTTCCCGGATTTGGAGATCAAAGGTTTATTTAATGATTCAAGTTTCTCTGTATATCCCGTTGGGTCTTTCTCAGATGTATCAGTATCGGGTACCCTCTCTTCCGAATTATCTTCCGAGACAGAATTTGTGAAATTATTTAAGAGTTCGATCTCCATTAAAATCTGCTCCAATTGATTCCAGCTCTCTGAGGCTAGTTGCTTCAATTGAGTTAGATACAATAGACGTAACGTTTCCTCtgcatcatcatcatcatcattgtCTAGTTTATTTTCCAAGAGTTTTATTTGCATCTCCATTTCTCTCCCGGTTCTGTACAGTTCGATCTTCTCCTGTCTCTTCAATGTCGcatctttcaactcatctTTTGCACTTGAGTAAAGCTCCTCCAGTTTAGGTTCCCataatgattcaaatttatCGACTCTTTTCGATAGTGATTCCGGAAGTATGCAATAGTCTTGAAGAGACACTAAAAATTGCACTAATAACTGAACCGTCTTCTGTAAGAACTTAAGCCTTACAATATTCCTCTGTGCTGGTGAACCAGTGACCACCTGCTTCCTAGCCATCATTTGTGCGAGATAATAATCCAAGGACAAAAACCTTAATGATTTGGTGGAAACATCGTCCAAGGTTTCGTTCGTACTAAAAAGATGTGATTTCGTTTGTATGAAAGTCTTGAAGTTCAATCCGTGCGCTAAACATTTTGTCAATATTTCCTGATACTCTTTAGAGTCCTGTCTGCTGGcagattctttgatttgGGCAAATTCCTTGAGGAACTTATCATATTCTTGAGAAGCGTTCATAGATAAAGTGAAAGTAGAGAGCACGTACTGCTTTCACTGATGATTCTTCGACACTATAACCACCTGATGATAACTAACAGATGACAGAATGGTAGTACTTGTCGCTTTCAATAAGTGAAGTAAAGAAGTAAACcctttgaaaaaataacCAATAATAGATTTAATAATACATTTATAGGTATGAAAATAGTACATACGACATGCACAAATGTTTTACATAGAAACGGTCACAATACACTACAGCACGAAGGGTTTGAAACTTCCAACGCGCGCCAACAtctaattttttcattcgGTATTCTTTTTAGCGTTACATGCAACAATGTGGAGTTTATCAcatttcaattctgatTCTTGATCTTGTCCATCTAGCTTCACTATACAATCCTTAACTATAAACGTCCAAACGTCATCGCAAAAACGGTAGGTATCGAGATGACCTTTGAATGTCAGCTTTGAAGTTGTCTTATCCCGTAAGGTATCAGATATAACCCTGTCAAAGGTCTCTAGTATCGTCATCGCTAGAGACGCCTCAATTCGTCCATCACTGATTAATGTATCTAATGAGTCCATCAAACTGGCCCCAAGCGTACTTCTACGATATAACTCATAATAACCCGTAGTACTCATAACCTGTTAATATTGACTCCTTTGACGCCTCACGAGCTTAGCCTGTAGATGTCAGTTTTTCTTCCCTGAAGTATCTTCCAGATTGCTTCTGCTCATGAACATCTTTCagtctttcttttgtttaaaGGTTTCGAATTAGAACTTTCCCAATTTTCAAACATTATCCAATATAAAAAGTACGAGAATTATCATTTTAGTACTATATGATGAGGTAAGTTGTCTAGTTGCATGACCAATACCCTGTTGCCAGTCTGTTAGTGAGGAACCTTGACTCTCACGTGTTATGTCAAGCACAATATACTATAAGTTTCGTTCTCAGAAGGATACATTTCGAGTTGGGTTCGATGGTACAGGTATCACAGTTTTCGATTTGAAGAGAGAAATCATCAATGATAACAAGTTGGGGGATGGGACAGACTTCCAATTGAAGATATATAATCCAGACACGC
This window encodes:
- the TOA2 gene encoding transcription initiation factor IIA subunit gamma (similar to uniprot|P32774 Saccharomyces cerevisiae YKL058W TOA2 Transcription factor IIA small chain), with the translated sequence MSTTGYYELYRRSTLGASLMDSLDTLISDGRIEASLAMTILETFDRVISDTLRDKTTSKLTFKGHLDTYRFCDDVWTFIVKDCIVKLDGQDQESELKCDKLHIVACNAKKNTE